The DNA region ACTATCTCCATCCCTACGACGCCGTCCACCCGATCGATCTGCTTCCGGCTACGATCTCATATGAGCCGATCCGCGACCGCCAGATCCTCCCCGTGGGAAGCCGCGCGCTCGAGGCCATGCATATCCCCGGCCATACGCTCGGCCTCGTTGCCCTCCGGCTCGGCGACCGGTACATGTTCACGGTGACAGCATCTTCGTCCGCTCCATCGCGCGGCCGGACCTCGGCGGCAAGGCGGAGACGTGGGCCCGCCTGCACGCCCGCTCGCTCCGGAAGCTCCTCAGCCTCCCGGGAGACATGACCGTGCTGCCGGGGCACACCGCCGGCCTTGAGGAAGCCGGCGAGACCGGCGTCGTCGCCGCCTCCCTCGATGATCTCAAGCGGCGCAACGAGAGCCTCGGCGTCCTTCAGCGCGAAAGCGAGGATGGGTTCGTGCGCTACCTCTTCGCGAGTCTGCCCGAGTTCATTCCGGAGTACATGGACATCAAGCGGGTCAACATCGGCCTGTTCCGGCCCGGCGAGGACGACGCGTGGGCGCTCGAGCCGGGCAGGAATGTCTGTGCACTCGCGCAGGCGTACGAGTCTTCTACCGTGGGACGATCACCATGAGCCAGCCCTTCGACAAAATGTTGGACGTACGCGGCCTCACCTGCCCGATGCCGCTCGTGAATGCCCGCAAGGAAATCGCGACGCTCGACCCGGGCCGCGTGCTCAAGGTCGTGGCGACGGATCGCGGGTCAGTGGCCGATTTCCAGGCCTGGGCGAAGATCGCGAAGAGCATGGAGTTGGTCGCGCAGGAGACGGAGTCTGTGGACGGTGCAACAGTGTACGTCCACTATGTCAAGCGAACGGCCTGAGGAGGCGAATCCATTGGACGGCGTCGTCGATACCAGAGTGGACTTGGCCCCGCCGCTCGAGGGGGCGCTTGACGCGAAACTGCGGGATCTCGAGCACCGGCTCGGGGCCCTCGAGGAACGGGCGGCAGAGGACCGGGTCGCGATCGTCGTTTTCTCGGGCGACCTGGACCGGGTCCTGGCGGCGTTTGTCATCGCCACGGGCGCCGCGGCCGTGGGCCAGCAGGTCAGCATGTTCTTTACGTTTTGGGGCCTGAGCGTCATCAAGAAGCGGACCGAGTTGTCGGGAAAGACGCTCTTCCAAAAGATGATGGCGGTCATGGCGCCCGGCTCCAGCCGGAGCCTCCCGGTCTCGAAGATGAACTATTTCGGCGCCGGCGCGATAATGCTGCGGGCCATGATGAAGGCCAGGAACGTGAACTCGCTGGAGGACCTGTTTTCCCTCGCGCGGGAGATGGGCGTGCGCATGATCGCCTGCGAGATGTCGCGCGACGTGATGGGGATTTCCGAATCCGAACTGGTGGGTGGCCTCGAATACGGCGGCGTGGCCACCTTCCTAGCCGACTCGCTGAAGGCGCGGACGAGCCTGTTCATCTGACCCCCACGCGGCGGCGGCGGCCGCTCGCTCGGCGGCCGGTTCGCGGTTTGCTATTGGAGTCCGTACGCCACGACGTCGTGGCCCGCGCCGACGTACACGCGGCCGTCCCACACCGCCGGCGTGATGAACCGGTGAGTTTCGCGCAGCGCGTCAGCGCCGCGCGAGACGTACACCGCGGCCCCGGTGCGGGCACGGAGCGCGTAGAGCACGCCGGCGCCGTGATCCACAATCCACACGAGGCCGCCGTCCGGGCCGGCTCCCGACACGGCCGGCGCTCCCGGGTCGCTCATCGACGGACCGCACCAGGCGATGGCGAAGGTCGCGGTGCGCGAGCCCGGCGCGGTGCCGAGGCGCAGCGCGGCGATGCCTCCCGTGCCGCGGCACGGTCCGGGTTGACGGCCACGCCCCGGGACGAAGATCAGGCGTCCGGCGCTCCCGCCGTCCCAGTACGCGGTGGCGGAGGCTACCTCGGCTCCTCCGTACCCGCAGGACCCGAACAGGCAGCGGCTATACACACCCTCGCCGGCCACGCCGTTGCCGCGACTCTGCCCACCCAGGTTATCGCGATTGATCAGATACCCCACGCCCTGCTTGCCGGCGATGAACAAGAGGTGCGGCGTAGACGCGCCGGCCTCGCCCGGCAGGACAAGCGGCGCCGTCGATCCCAGGTCGGTGTCGCCTTCGTTCAAGGCCACGTGGTTGCTTGGCGTGAAGTAGTCACGCGGCGCGCCCGAGAACCGAAGGGGCGACGTGAAGAGACGGATCACGCTGTTGCCCAGGTCCACCCGGCCGCGCGATTCGCTGTTCCCGGTCGCCGCATACAGGTTGCCGTTCGCATCCGCGGCGAGGCCGCCGGTCGCCCAGATCCCGGCCATCCGCGGGCTGGGCGTCACGTACCCGTCCTGCGTCGTAGGGCTGGCAAGGGGGACGGCGACGACCCACCCGTGGTAGTCTCCGCAGTCGCCCCGGTAGCCTCCAAAAGGCACATACACCACGCCGTGGAAGAGCGTCAGTGCGCCCCGTTGCTGCTGGACGCCCGGGTCGAACCGGCGGCCGGAGACGGCCCGAGGCGCGACCTCCGCGGGCCACCCGGGCCGCATCGTGCCGCTCTTCACGTCGAGCGCCGCGATCGTGTACGCCTTGCTGCGTCCTCCATCGGGGGTGGTGAGACCGACAACGTAGACCGTGCCGGCGCCCCGATCGATGACCGGCGTGCTCGTAATGCCCACGGGGTCGATGTTTCCGCACGGCAGGCTGGCGCGCGGCACCGGTTGCCCGAGCGAGATCGGCCCCCACAGGATCTTGCCGTCCACCGCGTCGAGCGCATAGACGCGGTTCCGCTCGGTCACGACATACACGACCGTGCGCACGCGGCCAAACATGGCCAGGCCGGGAACCACGAGCGGCTCCGCGTAAATCTCCCCTTCGACCCCGGCCGTCCACACTCTATGGACGAAGGGCGCAGTCGACGGCGTCAGAGCGCGCTCGGCGCTGTTCCATCCCGTTCGCCCGAGATCGCCGTGGAACGTCAGGATCCCGCCTTCCTCGCCGGGAAACGCCGGTGGGGAGGGCGGAATCGCCGCCGCAAGAAACGACGCCAGCAGGGCCAACGCCGGGGACACGGCGCGCCGCATCACGCGATACCCCGCAGCAACTCGTCG from bacterium includes:
- a CDS encoding sulfurtransferase TusA family protein is translated as MSQPFDKMLDVRGLTCPMPLVNARKEIATLDPGRVLKVVATDRGSVADFQAWAKIAKSMELVAQETESVDGATVYVHYVKRTA
- a CDS encoding DsrE/DsrF/DrsH-like family protein: MDGVVDTRVDLAPPLEGALDAKLRDLEHRLGALEERAAEDRVAIVVFSGDLDRVLAAFVIATGAAAVGQQVSMFFTFWGLSVIKKRTELSGKTLFQKMMAVMAPGSSRSLPVSKMNYFGAGAIMLRAMMKARNVNSLEDLFSLAREMGVRMIACEMSRDVMGISESELVGGLEYGGVATFLADSLKARTSLFI